The following are encoded in a window of Castanea sativa cultivar Marrone di Chiusa Pesio chromosome 5, ASM4071231v1 genomic DNA:
- the LOC142636824 gene encoding chaperonin-like RBCX protein 1, chloroplastic, whose translation MESSAILTPSQLPYLFPSKSNRKKAYPSWPCSKPRTSQPTRLHCQKMYVPGFGEASPEAKGAKNLHNFFTYIAVRIVAAQLQSYNTEAYKELMEFMDSHSLNDGDKFCASLMRESSRHKGLALRILEVRSAYCKNDFEWDNLKRVAVKMVDESNTSIMREYVLETSQAESEK comes from the exons ATGGAATCCTCTGCAATTCTCACACCCTCTCAGCTCCCTTATCTTTTCCCttcaaaatcaaacagaaaGAAAGCTTATCCTTCCTGGCCATGCAGCAAGCCAAGGACCTCTCAACCCACTCGCTTGCACTGCCAAAAGATGTATGTCCCTG GATTTGGAGAAGCATCACCAGAAGCTAAGGGAGCCAAAAACCTCCACAATTTCTTCACTTACATTGCAGTGAGGATTGTCGCAGCACAGCTTCAG AGCTATAACACTGAGGCATACAAGGAGTTAATGGAATTCATGGATAGTCACTCATTGAATGATGGGGACAAGTTCTGTGCCAGTTTGATGAGAGAATCTTCAAGGCATAAGGGTTTAG CTCTTCGTATATTAGAG GTTCGATCTGCCTATTGTAAAAATGATTTTGAATGGGACAACCTGAAGAGAGTAGCTGTTAAG ATGGTCGATGAATCTAACACGAGTATCATGAGAGAATATGTCTTAGAAACCAGTCAGGCAGAGAGCGAGAAGTAA
- the LOC142633843 gene encoding uncharacterized protein LOC142633843 — protein sequence MNKKGLAILMRTRMRPSHSTKLTLSPLTNEVNQMAQNSQPNRSSPRVSQFQGSKNLNASSNTEREFELVREAMHSAISMNKTEVLDSVLNDFSEGYSCLDYENRRRLLLLLAKEYDLNRAQVRELIKQYLGLEVPSGLGENAESSTGVEDEGLLSAFYRIERNLRHALKPVYEVLFERLNTHPGGLKFLTILRADILSILAEGNIASLRALDSYLKEKLSTWLSPAALELHQITWDDPASLLEKIVAYEAVHPISNLIDLKRRLGVGRRCFGYLHPAIPGEPLIFIEVALLKDVAQSIQEVLWDDPPIPECEATCALFYSISSTQPGLSGINLGKFLIKRVITLVKREMPHISTFATLSPIPGFMQWLLSKLASQSKLAEAEDVSQSSVDSSGSAFWENILEPKEEKALMDLSEGVATGKNGMEVMLNLLNSTNYEWTNSAELLSALRSPLIRLCARYLLQEKKRGKALDSVANFHLQNGAMVERINWMADRSEKGLHQSGGLMVNYVYRLEKIEEYAQSYFSTGHINASADLHQLIKLKEHGDFGGLPEEILRI from the exons ATGAACAAGAAAGGCTTAGCCATTTTGATGCGAACCAGAATGAGACCCAGCCATTCTACAaagctcactctctctcctctcact AACGAAGTAAATCAAATGGCACAGAATTCTCAACCAAACCGATCGAGTCCACGTGTTTCGCAATTTCAAGGATCCAAAAATCTCAATGCTTCGAGTAACACTGAAAG AGAATTTGAGCTTGTGAGAGAGGCGATGCACTCGGCTATATCGATGAACAAAACGGAGGTTTTAGATTCTGTGCTCAATGATTTTTCTGAG GGTTATTCTTGCCTTGATTATGAAAACCGCCGGAGATTACTTCTATTGCTTGCGAAAGAGTATGATCTTAATAGGGCGCAAGTTCGCGAATTGATTAAGCAATATCTTGGACTTGAAGTACCTAGCG GTTTAGGTGAGAATGCTGAATCGTCAACTGGAGTAGAAGATGAAGGCTTGCTTTCTGCTTTCTATCGTATTGAGCGTAATTTGAGGCACGCGCTGAAGCCGGTGTATGAAGTTCTGTTTGAGCGGCTCAACACTCATCCCGGAGGGTTGAAGTTCTTGACCATTCTTCGAGCTGATATTCTATCCATTCTCGC AGAGGGAAATATTGCATCTTTGCGAGCATTGgactcctatttaaaggagaaACTTAGCACGTGGCTTAGTCCTGCTGCCTTAGAGCTTCACCAAATAACATGGGATGATCCTGCTTCTTTGCTGGAGAAAATTGTGGCTTATGAG GCTGTGCATCCAATCAGCAATCTTATAGATCTTAAGAGAAGGCTGGGTGTTGGTCGTCGTTGTTTCGGATATCTACATCCGGCAATACCTG GTGAACCCCTTATTTTTATTGAAGTTGCACTCCTGAAAGATGTGGCTCAGTCGATAcag GAAGTTTTGTGGGATGATCCTCCTATACCTGAATGTGAGGCAACATGTGCATTATTTTACTCTATTTCATCAACTCAG CCTGGCTTATCAGGGATCAACCTAGGAAAGTTTCTTATTAAACGTGTGATAACACTGGTGAAAAGAGAAATGCCACATATATCT ACATTTGCAACTCTCAGCCCCATCCCCGGGTTCATGCAATGGCTCCTATCTAAGTTGGCATCTCAGTCAAAGCTTGCTGAAGCAGAAGACGTGTCACAGTCATCAGTTGATAGTTCTGGTTCTGCTTTCTGGGAGAACATACTTGAACCAAAGGAGGAAAAAGCACTTATGGATTTATCTGA GGGTGTTGCTACTGGGAAAAATGGCATGGAAGTGATGCTGAATTTGCTGAATTCAACAAATTATGAGTGGACCAATTCAGCTGAATTGCTTTCAGCGTTAAGATCCCCTCTAATTCGACTTTGTGCTAG GTATCTTCtgcaagagaaaaaaagaggaaaagctTTGGATTCTGTAGCAAATTTTCACTTGCAAAATGGAGCG ATGGTTGAAAGAATAAATTGGATGGCAGACCGATCAGAAAAAGGTCTTCATCAAAGTGGAGGTCTCATGGTGAATTATGTATACAG GCTGGAGAAAATAGAAGAATATGCTCAGTCATATTTCAGCACAGGGCATATCAATGCTTCAGCTGATCTACATCAGTTGATTAAG TTGAAGGAACATGGAGATTTTGGAGGTTTGCCTGAAGAGATTCTtagaatatga